The genomic region CGCCATTGTGATGCTCATCGCCCAAAACGGCGGCATCGCCTGCCACACCGGGCGAGAAAGCTGCTTTTACAAAGTCTGGCGCGGCGGCGCGTGGGAAACCGCCGATACCGTCCTGAAAGACGAAAAAGAGATTTACGGCAGCACGCACTGACCGCCTCCAACATTGAATTATCAGGCATTTTTTTGTACAATCTCGCCGTCTCAAACACTGTCCGGGCCGTCTGAAAAGCGGCCTGAACCTTTTTGCAAAGAAAACCATGTCCCAAGAAATCCTCGACCAAGTGCGCCGCCGCCGCACGTTTGCCATCATCTCCCACCCCGACGCGGGTAAAACCACGTTGACTGAAAAACTCTTGCTGTTTTCAGGTGCGATTCAAAGCGCGGGTACGGTAAAAGGCAAGAAAACCGGCAAATTCGCCACCTCCGACTGGATGGACATCGAGAAGCAGCGCGGCATTTCCGTGGCATCAAGCGTGATGCAGTTCGACTATAAAGACCACACCGTCAACCTTTTGGACACGCCGGGACACCAAGACTTCTCCGAAGACACCTACCGCGTTTTGACCGCCGTCGATAGTGCCTTGATGGTCATCGACGCGGCAAAAGGCGTGGAAGCGCAAACCATCAAACTCTTGAACGTCTGCCGCCTGCGCAATACGCCGATTGTTACGTTCATGAACAAATACGACCGCGAAGTGCGCGATTCCCTGGAATTGCTGGACGAAGTGGAAAACATCCTGCAAATCCGCTGCGCGCCCGTAACCTGGCCGATCGGCATGGGCAAAAACTTCAAAGGCGTGTACCACATCCTGAACGACGAAATCTATCTCTTTGAAGCGGGCGGCGAACGCTTGCCGCACGAGTTCGACATCATCAAAGGCATCGATAATCCCGAATTGGAACAACGCTTTCCGTTAGAAATACAGCAGTTGCGCGACGAAATCGAATTGGTGCAGGCGGCTTCCAACGAGTTCAATCTCGACGAATTCCTCGCCGGCGAACTCACGCCCGTATTCTTCGGCTCTGCGATTAACAACTTCGGTATTCAGGAAATCCTCAATTCATTGATTGAATGGGCGCCCGCGCCGAAACCACGCGATGCGACCGTGCGTATGGTCGAGCCGGACGAGCCGAAGTTTTCCGGATTTATCTTCAAAATCCAAGCCAATATGGACCCGAAACACCGCGACCGTATTGCCTTCTTGCGCGTCTGCTCCGGCAAATTCGAGCGCGGCATGAAAATGAAACACCTGCGTATCAACCGCGAAATCGCCGCCTCCAGCGTGGTAACCTTCATGTCCCACGACCGCGAGCTGGTTGAAGAAGCCTACGCCGGCGACATTATCGGTATCCCAAACCACGGCAACATCCAAATCGGCGACAGCTTCTCCGAAGGCGAACAACTGACGTTTACCGGCATCCCATTCTTCGCGCCCGAACTGTTCCGCAGCGTTCGCATCAAAAACCCGCTGAAAATCAAGCAACTGCAAAAAGGTTTGCAACAGCTTGGCGAAGAAGGTGCGGTGCAGGTGTTCAAACCAATGAGCGGCGCGGATTTGATTTTGGGCGCGGTCGGCGTGTTGCAGTTTGAAGTCGTTACCTCGCGCCTTGCCAACGAATACGGCGTGGAAGCCGTGTTCGACAACGCATCCATCTGGTCGGCGCGCTGGGTATCGTGCGACGACAAGAAAAAACTGGCGGAATTTGAAAAAGCCAACGCGGGCAACCTCGCCATCGACGCGGGCGGCAACCTCGCCTACCTCGCCCCTAACCGCGTGAATCTGGGACTCACGCAAGAACGCTGGCCGGACATCGTGTTCCACGAAACGCGCGAGCATTCGGTCAAACTTTAAAAAGCAATCGGCAATAAAATGCCGTCTAAACCCGAAAAAAGGGCTTCAGACGGCATTTTTGCCTGCAACTCAAACGCAGACGGTCAAAATCAAGGCGCATCGGATACCGTTATCGGGCATCCCGTCCTCATGAATTTAGGGCTGACGCAAGAACGTTGGCCGGACGTCGTGTTCCACGAAACGCGCGAACATTCGGTCAAACTCTAAAAAGCAATCGGCGATAAAATGCCGTCTAAACCCGAAAAAAGGGCTTCAGACGGCATTTTTGCCTGCAACTCAAACGCAGACGGTCAAAATCAAGGCGCATCGGATACCGTTATCGGATGCGTCCCGTCCGCGTGAATTTGGGGCTGACGTAGGAACGCCGATGTGATTTCACATCCCGTACTGTTTCGACAGCTTCACATAATGCGCGGCGGAATATTTCAAAAAGGCTTTTTCCTCATCGGTCAGCACGCGCACTTGTCTGACCGGCGAACCGACATAAAGGTAGCCGCCCGCCAAACGTTTGCGCGGCGGAACGAGGCTGCCCGCGCCGATCATCACTTCGTCCTCAATCACGGCATCGTCCAGAACCGTCGTCCCCATGCCGACCAGGACGCGGTTGCCGATACGGCAGCCGTGCAGCATCACTTTGTGCCCCACGGTAACGTCTTCGCCGATAACCAGCGGCGACCCTTCGGGTTTGGCGGCGGTTTTGTGGGAAACGTGCAGGACGCTGCCGTCCTGTATATTGCTGCGCGCGCCGACGGTGATGCTGTTCACATCGCCGCGCAACACGGCGCACGGCCACACAGAAACGTCTTCGGCAAGCGACACTTCGCCGATGACGACGCACGCTTCGTCTATCATACAGCTTTCGTGGATTTCGGGCGTGCGGTTTTGGAAAGTTCGGATTGCGTTCATTTTTCCTCCTTCGGTAAGATGTATAGTGTTAAAGGATTTATTAAATATTCCCCCTGATTGCTTTTAAAATCCTGCCTGTAATATCGACCCCGAATAATGTGATTATCGGGAATATCAGCTTATATATCAATTTATTGGACTTTAACAGCATAAACCTTAAATGATACGCCCTTCTTTTTATATCAGCATCACACGCTATATTTTTACTCGTCATGATAAAAAGCAAAACGAGATATTCGTAGGAAAGAAAAGAATAAAGATAACTTGATATATCCCTATTAAATTCCATTTCCGCATTTTTCTCCAAAATATATAATAATGACTTTATACTTTTTTCCGAAACAGTTCCTGTTTTAGAATCTTTTCTTCCCTGCCGATAATAGTAATAACAACCGTCCAAATAAGAAAAAGTTGTTGCCGCATTAAATAATCTCATTGACCATTCGATATCTTCGGCATAAACCTCTTTTTCAAAAAATAGTTTTTCTTTGATAATCAATTCCCTTTTTATAATCTTATTACACGCCGAACCCGGAAATTTTCTAAATCGGCATAATCCTTTCAAAACTTCGACTTTGGATTGATTGAGTATTTTTTCAGGCTGATAATCTTCGCCAAAATGTGAAACACTTCCCTTATCATATTTAACCGCATTTAAAAAAACCACATCCGGCATATCAATATCATCTTTACTAAGAAAATCCAGCAAGACCTGACAATTAATAAAATCATCCGAATCAATAAAGACTATATATTTTCCGTTTGAATTTTTTATTCCGGTATTCCTAGCTTCTGCCGTCCCTTGGTTATCCTGATAGATATATTTGATATTTGGTGTCCGGTGTTTGTTGTTTGTTGTTTGTTGTTTGTTGTTTTATCTATATATTTATAACATATATCTTCACTTCCGTCTTTTGACCCGTCATTCACAAGGATAAGTTCGACATTTTCATTACTTAATATAGGTTCTATGGAACTTAAACACGCTTCCAAATAACTTTCGACATTATAAATGGGAACTACGATACTTAAATCCATATCTTTCTCATTTTACTAAATCATTTTAATCTTAACCCAATCATAACCGGCAGGAGGGGAAACGCCCCCCTGTTTGATAACGGACGCGCCGTTTCCTGCCGCCCGAAAGGTTTCAGACGGCAGGGATTCCGGTTATTTGCCCGCTTTGAGCCCTTGCCACAGCTTCACGCCCAATTTGGCGGATTCTGCGGATTTGGGCGATACGATGAAACTTTTTTCCATCAGTTCTTTGTTCGGGAAAATCGATGCGTCGGAGGTGTATTTTTCATCCATCAGCTCGCGCGCGGGACGGCTGGCGGGCGCGTAGGTAACGAAGCTGCCGTTTTTCGCCGCCACCTCGGGCCGGAGCGTGTAGTCGATATAGCGGTGGGCGTTGGCGACGTTTTGCGCGTCGCGCGGAATCATAAAGGAATCCACCCACACGCCCACGCCGGTTTTCGGGGTCAATACTTTGATTTCCACGCCGTTTGCGGCTTCTTCGGCACGGGTTTTGGCAATGTTCAAATCGCCGCCGTAACCGATGGCGGCACACAGGTTGCCCGCCGCCATATCGTCGATATAGCCGGAAGAGCTGAAGCGTTTCACGTCGCCCCGGACGGCTTTCATCATATCGACGGCGGCTTTGATGTCTTCGGGATTTTCACTGTTGGGGTCTTTGCCCAAATAGTGCAACGCCAAAGGAATCTGTTCGATTGCGCTGTCGAAATAGCTGATGCCGCAGGATTTGAGTTTGGCGGTGTATTCAGGGTTGAACACCAAATCCCATTCGTTTTCGGGCAGCTTGTCCGTACCCAATGCCTTTTGCACCTGCCGCGTGTTGATTGCCAAGGTGTTGATGCCCCAGAAATAGGGGACGGCGTATTCGTTGCCCGGATCGACGGCTTCCATCATTTTCAGCAAATCTTTATCGATGTTGCCGTAATGGGGGATTTGCGCCTTGTCGATTTTCTGATACGCGCCCGCTTTGATTTGCCGGCCGACGTTGGCGATGGACGGCGCGGTCAGGTCGTAGCCGGATTTGCCGGTCAGGACTTTTGCCTCCAGTGTTTCGTTGCTGTCGTAATAATCGGAACGCGTCTTGATGCCGGTTTCTTTTTCAAAGGCGGCGACGGTTTCGGGATCGACATAATCCGACCAGTTGTAGATATTGAGTTTGCCCGATTGTTCGGCTTCGGGCTTGGCGGAGGGGGGGTGGGCGGCGGTATCGTTTCCGCCGCCGCACGCAGTCAAGGCGAGGCTCAGGATTGCCGCCGCCACCAGTGTTTTTTTCATGGTTTTCGACCTTTCGTTCAAAAATAAAAAACATTGCAGGGACGGCCTGGCCGCCTGCATCGGAAGCTGTGGGGGCGGCCGGTCGGCTTTCTTGGCCCTTGATGCAGCAAGGTTTGCATTAAACGGCAAAAACAACCGGGGCGCAACCGTTAATTTTCACGGGTTTGCCGTTCCGATGCCCGATCGGGCGGTAATGCGGGACATTGTTCCGCCTGCGTGAAAATGCCGTCTGAAGCCTCGGCGGCTTTCAGACGGCATCGGGGCGGACGGCATCAGTTGCTCAACACGTCCACGCCTTTGGGCGGGGTAAACTTGAACGCGCCGCGCGAGAGTTGGGGATTGGTATTCAAACCGCCGAAACTGATGGAGGTTTGATTGCCGAAGCTGTCTTTAAGCTGCATGGCGGCGAGGTTGCCGCCTTTGAAGCCGATGCGGATGTATTGGTAGCCGGCGTTGTTGCGTTTGGGCGTTGCCAGCACATAATCGATGCCGTTGGACGAACCGTCCTCTTTCAGCGTGTAGCTGCTTTCGAGGGCGGTTTTGTTCGACAGGATGGCGGCGGGGCTGCCGCCTATGGCCTGGTCTTGGGACGACTTGGTCACTTGTGCCAAATCGACATCGTAGAGCCAAACGGTTTGACCGTCGCCGACAATAGTCTGTTTGTAAGGCGAAGTGTATTCCCATTTAAAGAGGCCCGGGCGCAGGATTTTGAACGTGCCGTGCGCGGTTTGGGTTTTCTTTTTGCTTTGGACGGTTTGGGTGAAGCTGCCGCTGATACCGTCGGCATCGTTGTTGAATTGCTTGAGCGCGTCCACCGCGCCCGCCTGTGCGGAAGCGACGGAGACGGTCAGGGAGCAAACGGCGAGGAATTGGAACAGGTTGTGCGGTTTCATCATTATTTTTCCTTGTTGGAATGAGTGTGGCGTAAAGTATCGGCGCGGCAAAACAATCATACGGGCGGCGTTACGGGCAGTTTGTATTTTGCAAACCGCGTTTTCCGAGGGCTGATTTTTTTGACCGCTCGGAAAAGGCAGGCGCGCCACGCTGCCCTTTAATGTGTGCCGCGTTATAGTGGATTAACAAAAATCAGGACAAGGCGACGAAGCCGCAGACAGTACAAATAGTACGGAACCGATTCACTTGGTGCTTCAGTACCTTAGAGAATCGTTCTCTTTGAGCTAAGGCGAGGCAACGCCGTACTGGTTTTTGTTCATCCACTATATTTGACGGTTTGGGCGCGGAATGCCGAATCGCGGAGATTATATGCCTCATCTTGTTTTTTTTAAACGCTATAATATTTGTTTTCCGAACACGGCGGACTTGAGATGAAACCCGATATTTATGCTTTGCTGGAACGCGCCCTGCTTTCGGGCGACCCCGATGAAAAAGGACGGCTGACGGATGAGGCGTTTGCCGCCGTTCAGAACATGGACGGTGCTGAAACAAACACGCCGCCGCTGGATTTCCCCCGCGCAGGGCGGCCGGACAAGCCGGTTTTGGTCGCGCCGTCACAACTGACCCCGCGCAAAATGAACACGACCGAAGGCTATGCGGCGATGCTGCACGCGATTGCGCATATCGAGTTCAATGCCGTCAATCTGGCTTTGGACGCGGCATACCGTTTCCGCACGCTGCCGTTTCAGTTTGTCCGCGACTGGGTGAAAGTGGCGAAGGAAGAGGTGTACCACTTCCGCCTGATGCGCGAAAGGCTGCGCGCTTTCGGCTTCGATTACGGCGATTTCGAGGCGCACAATCATTTATGGGATATGGCATACAAAACCGCCTACGATCCTTTGTTGCGTATGGCTTTAGTGCCGCGCGTATTGGAAGCTCGTGGGCTAGACGTTACGCCGGGGATACGCGCGAAGGTGGCGCAGCGCGGCGATTCGGAAACCTGCGGCGTGTTGGACATTATTTACCGCGACGAAGTGGGCCATGTCGCCATCGGCAACCGGTGGTATCAACACCTCTGCCGCGAACGCGGTTTGGAACCGATTGCCCTGTTCCGCAGCCTGATTGCCCGTTACGATATGTTTATCTTCCGCGGCTATGTTAACATCGAAGCGCGCGAAAAAGCGGGCTTCAGCCGCTTCGAATTGGATATGCTGGAAGATTTCGAGCAGAGTTTGAAACAGAACAAAAATACCGTCTGAAAAGGAACATACATGATACACGCCGTACTCTTCGACCTCGACGGCACGCTTGCCGACACCGCCCTAGACCTCGGCGGCGCACTCAATACCCTGCTCGCCCGCCACGGACTGCCGCCCAAAAGCATGGACGAAATCCGCAACCAAGCCAGCCACGGCGCAGCAGGACTGCTCAAGCTCGGCACAGGCATCACCCCCGACCACCCCGACTATGCCCGATGGCGCACCGAATACCTTGACGAATACGACAGCCGCTACGCCCAAGACACCACCCTCTTCGGCGGCGTAAACGAACTCATCGCCGAACTCGACAGACGCGGCATCAAATGGGGCATCATCACCAACAAACCCATGCGCTTCACCGACAAACTCGCCCCCAAACTCGGCTTCATCATCCCACCCGCCGTCGTCGTCAGCGGCGACACCTGCGGCGAACCCAAGCCCAGCATCAAACCCATGCTGTATGCGTGCGGACAAATCCACGCCGACCCGCAACACACACTCTACGTCGGCGATGCCGAACGCGACATCCAAGCAGGCCGCAACGCCGGCATGAAAACCGTCCTCGCCGAATGGGGCTACATCGCTCCCGAAGACGATACCGGCTCATGGCAGGCGGATTTCCACATCCGCACGCCGCTCGATCTGCTCGAATGTCTGGACAAAATACAGCCCTGAAAAATATCCGCCCCACAAACATATAGTGGATTAAATCTAAACCAGTACGTCGTTGCCTCGCCTTAGCTCAAAGAGAACGATTCTCTAAGGTGCTGAAGCACCAAGTGAATCGGCTCCGTACTATTTGTACTGTCTGCGGCTTCGTCGCCTTGTCCTGATTTTTGTTAATCCACTATAAAACTGCCGTCTGAAACCTGATTTCAGACGGCAGTTCCACCTTCAAACCGAATCAAAACCCGTCAAAACCTGCGTTTGAGCTTGCACGCCTGAAGGATGTGTACGGCAAGCTCTTCCACTGATTTATCCGTCGTATTCGCAAACGGAATCCCATGCCGTCTGAACATACTCTGCGCGTCCGCCACCTCGCTGCGGCATGTATCGATTTTGGCATAAGTTGAATTCGGGCGGCGCTCTTGGCGGATGGCCTGCAAACGTTCCGGCTGGATGGTCAACCCGAACAGCTTATCCCTATAAGGCTTGACCATACGCGGCAGATCGGCCGATTCCAAATCGTCGGGAATCAGCGGATAGTTTGCCGCACGGATGCCGTATTGCAGGGCGAGGTAAAGGCAGGTCGGCGTTTTGCCCGAACGCGATACACCCATCAAGATTACATCCGCTTCCTGAAGGTTCTTATCGCTGACCCCGTCATCGTGGTTCAATGAGAAATTCACCGCCTCCATACGCGCATCGTAACGCTTCGTATTACCGATACTGTGATGCCCCTGCTCGGATGCCGTGGCTTCGGTATTGAGTTCTTTCTCCAACAGTCCCAAAAAAGTCTCAAAGAAATTAATCTGAAAAGCATCCGCCCCTTTGATAATCCGACGGATTTCGTCATCAACCACACTGACAAACGCAATCGGACGCTGACCGTTTTCCTGCCGGCTCCGATTGACCTTCTCCACCACCGCGCGCGCCTTTTCCGGCGTATCGACAAACGGATGCGTATGGCGTTTGAACGACAGATTGCCAAACTGGTTCAGCAAAGCCTCGCCGATATTCTCGGCAGTCAGACCGGTACGGTCGGAAATGTAAAACACATGGCGCGGACTGCTCATCTTCCATCCTTAAAACACAGGTTTAAAATCCCATCATAACAGCAGCGGCAGACACAAGGAAAGCACTCGCAGCACACCTACCTCGGATTACACCCAAACAGACACAATATAATTTGAAATAAAATTATTTATATAAAGTATTTTTTGGCAGAAAATTTTAAAAAATAAACAAAAAAATCAAACAGAAAAAACATTAACCTATTCAAACCACCTGTTTTACAAAGAAAATACCCAAAAAAAGAAGTATACCGGCTGCAAGTTTCAAACCGCTACACACGCCGAAACCGCAATTTTTCAGACGGCATCATGATTTTAAAACGGATAAAACACATGACAGCAGAGGAACGAATCGCTTAAAATAAGCACGCGGATTTGTTTCTTTTTTAACATATTTTGGATTGGACACACAAATGGCCGACAACTACGTAATTTGGTTTGAAAACCTGCGTATGACAGATGTTGAACGCGTGGGCGGTAAAAACGCCTCGCTGGGCGAAATGATCAGTCAGCTGACCGAAAAAGGCGTTCGCGTCCCCGGCGGCTTTGCCACCACAGCCGATGCCTACCGCGCATTCCTCGCACACAACGGTCTGAGCGAACGCATTTCCGCCGCACTGGCAAAATTAGATGTCGAAGACGTTGCCGAACTGGCACGCGTCGGCAAAGAAATCCGCCAATGGATTTTGGACACGCCCTTCCCCGAACAGCTCGATGCCGAAATCGAAGCGGCATGGAACAAAATGGTTGCCGATGCCGGCGGCGCGGACATTTCCGTTGCCGTACGCTCTTCCGCAACCGCCGAAGACCTGCCCGACGCATCATTTGCCGGCCAACAGGAAACCTTCCTGAATATCAACGGCTTGGAAAACGTTAAAGAAGCGATGCGCCATGTATTCGCCTCCCTGTACAACGACCGCGCCATTTCTTACCGCGTCCACAAAGGCTTCGAACACGACATCGTCGCCCTTTCCGCCGGCGTGCAGCGTATGGTGCGTTCCGACAGCGGCGCGTCCGGCGTGATGTTCACCCTCGATACCGAATCCGGTTACGACCAAGTCGTCTTTGTCACTTCATCCTACGGTCTGGGCGAAAACGTCGTACAAGGCGCAGTCAATCCCGACGAATTCTATGTGTTCAAACCCACGCTGAAAGCAGGCAAACCTGCCATCCTGCGCAAAACCATGGGCTCAAAACACATCAAAATGATTTTTACCGACAAAGCAGAAGCCGGCAAATCGGTAACCAACGTCGATGTCCCCGAAGAAGACCGCAACCGCTTCTCCATTACCGACGAAGAAATCACCGAGTTGGCGCATTACGCACTGACCATCGAAAAACACTACGGCCGCCCGATGGACATCGAATGGGGACGCGACGGCTTGGACGGCAAACTCTACATCCTGCAAGCCCGTCCCGAAACCGTCAAATCCCAGGAAGAAGGCAGCCGCAACCTGCGCCGCTTTTCTATCAACGGCGAAAAAACCGTCTTGTGCGAAGGCCGCGCCATCGGTCAGAAAGTCGGTCAGGGCAAGGTACGCCTGATTAAAGATGCTTCCGAGATGGATTCCGTCGAAGCCGGCGACGTACTGGTTACCGACATGACCGACCCAGATTGGGAACCGGTGATGAAACGCGCTTCCGCCATCGTGACCAACAGGGGCGGACGTACCTGCCACGCCGCCATCATCGCGCGCGAACTGGGTATTCCTGCCGTTGTCGGCTGCGGCAATGCAACCGAATTGCTGAAAAACGGTCAAGAAGTTACCGTATCCTGTGCCGAAGGCGATACCGGCTTCATCTACTCCGGCCTGCTGGACGTACAAATTACCGATGTTGCTTTGGACAACATGCCTAAAGCACCTGTAAAAGTCATGATGAACGTCGGCAATCCCGAACTCGCATTCAGCTTCGCCAACCTGCCCAGCGAAGGCATCGGCTTGGCGCGTATGGAATTTATCATCAACCGCCAAATCGGTATCCACCCCAAAGCCTTGTTGGAATTTGACAAACAAGACGACGAATTAAAAGCGGAAATTACCCGCCGTATCGCCGGTTACGCGTCCCCTGTCGACTTCTACGTCGATAAAATCGCCGAAGGCGTGGCGACATTGGCCGCATCGGTTTATCCGCGTAAAACCATCGTCCGTATGTCCGACTTCAAATCCAACGAATACGCCAACCTGGTCGGCGGCAACGTATACGAACCGCATGAAGAAAACCCGATGTTGGGCTTCCGTGGTGCGGCGCGTTATGTCGCCGACAACTTCAAAGACTGTTTCGCCTTGGAATGCAAAGCCTTGAAACGCGTCCGCGATGAAATGGGGTTGACCAACGTTGAAATCATGATTCCGTTCGTCCGCACTTTGGGCGAAGCCGAAGCCGTTGTCAAAGCCCTGAAAGAAAACGGCTTGGAACGCGGCAAAAACGGCCTGCGCCTGATTATGATGTGCGAGCTGCCGAGCAACGCGGTATTGGCGGAACAATTCCTGCAATACTTCGACGGCTTCTCCATCGGCTCGAACGACATGACCCAACTGACCCTCGGTCTCGACCGCGACAGCGGCTTGGTATCCGAATCGTTTGACGAACGCAACCCTGCCGTCAAAGTGATGCTGCACCTTGCCATCTCCGCCTGCCGCAAGCAGAACAAATATGTCGGCATCTGCGGTCAAGGCCCGTCCGACCATCCGGACTTCGCCAAATGGCTGGTTGAGGAAGGCATTGAAAGCGTTTCCCTGAACCCGGATACCGTCATCGAAACTTGGCTATATTTGGCGAATGAATTGAACAAATAATCAATGCCCATACCCCCGAGCCTGAAAAGCGCGGGGGTATTTTTTTCCAAGCAGCTCCGCTCAGACGGCATTTCCTGCCGATGCCCCGTCCGCGATAATATTTGACACCCACGCGCCGACTGCCTACAATTCCCCCTTCCCCGAGCAACCGGCAACGGTCAGCTTCTTCTTTCAGACGGCATCTGCCTGTCTTTTTCCTCTTCAAAATACATCATTATTATGCACGTCTCCGAATTACAAACCCTGCACATTTCCAAACTCTTAGAATTGGCGGAAGAACACGGCATCGAAAACGCCAACCGATTCCGCAAACAAGATCTCGTATTTGCCATCGTCCGCCAGATGATGAAAAAAGGCGAGGGTTTCACCTGCTCCGGCACGCTTGAAATCCTGCCCGACGGCTTCGGCTTCCTCCGCAGCGCGGACACGTCCTATCTTGCCGGCCCCGACGACATCTATGTCTCGCCCACCCAAATCCGCCGCTTCAACCTGCATACGGGCGACACCATCGAAGGAAGCGTGCGCGTCCCAAAAGACAACGAACGCTATTTTGCCCTGGTCAGGCTTGATACCATCAACGGCGACCACCCGGAAGTATGCCGCCATAAAATCCTGTTTGAAAACCTGACCCCGCTGTTTCCGACCGAACAGTTGAAGCTGGAACGCGACTTAAAGTCCGAAGAAAACCTGACCGGACGTGCCATCGACCTGATTTCCCCTATCGGCAAAGGTCAGCGCGCCCTCTTGGTTGCCCCGCCCAAAAGCGGTAAAACCGTGATGCTGCAAAACATTGCCCACGCCGTTACCTCAAACTATCCCGAAGTCGAACTCATCGTCCTCTTGATTGACGAGCGTCCCGAAGAAGTAACCGAAATGAGCCGTTCCGTCCGCGGCGAAGTGGTTTCCTCCACCTTTGACGAACCGGCGCAACGCCACGTCCAAGTTGCCGAAATGGTGCTTGAAAAAGCCAAGCGTATGGTAGAACACAAAAAAGACGTGGTCATCCTGCTGGATTCGATTACCCGCCTTGCCCGCGCCTA from Neisseria meningitidis harbors:
- the ppsA gene encoding phosphoenolpyruvate synthase gives rise to the protein MADNYVIWFENLRMTDVERVGGKNASLGEMISQLTEKGVRVPGGFATTADAYRAFLAHNGLSERISAALAKLDVEDVAELARVGKEIRQWILDTPFPEQLDAEIEAAWNKMVADAGGADISVAVRSSATAEDLPDASFAGQQETFLNINGLENVKEAMRHVFASLYNDRAISYRVHKGFEHDIVALSAGVQRMVRSDSGASGVMFTLDTESGYDQVVFVTSSYGLGENVVQGAVNPDEFYVFKPTLKAGKPAILRKTMGSKHIKMIFTDKAEAGKSVTNVDVPEEDRNRFSITDEEITELAHYALTIEKHYGRPMDIEWGRDGLDGKLYILQARPETVKSQEEGSRNLRRFSINGEKTVLCEGRAIGQKVGQGKVRLIKDASEMDSVEAGDVLVTDMTDPDWEPVMKRASAIVTNRGGRTCHAAIIARELGIPAVVGCGNATELLKNGQEVTVSCAEGDTGFIYSGLLDVQITDVALDNMPKAPVKVMMNVGNPELAFSFANLPSEGIGLARMEFIINRQIGIHPKALLEFDKQDDELKAEITRRIAGYASPVDFYVDKIAEGVATLAASVYPRKTIVRMSDFKSNEYANLVGGNVYEPHEENPMLGFRGAARYVADNFKDCFALECKALKRVRDEMGLTNVEIMIPFVRTLGEAEAVVKALKENGLERGKNGLRLIMMCELPSNAVLAEQFLQYFDGFSIGSNDMTQLTLGLDRDSGLVSESFDERNPAVKVMLHLAISACRKQNKYVGICGQGPSDHPDFAKWLVEEGIESVSLNPDTVIETWLYLANELNK
- the rho gene encoding transcription termination factor Rho, with the protein product MHVSELQTLHISKLLELAEEHGIENANRFRKQDLVFAIVRQMMKKGEGFTCSGTLEILPDGFGFLRSADTSYLAGPDDIYVSPTQIRRFNLHTGDTIEGSVRVPKDNERYFALVRLDTINGDHPEVCRHKILFENLTPLFPTEQLKLERDLKSEENLTGRAIDLISPIGKGQRALLVAPPKSGKTVMLQNIAHAVTSNYPEVELIVLLIDERPEEVTEMSRSVRGEVVSSTFDEPAQRHVQVAEMVLEKAKRMVEHKKDVVILLDSITRLARAYNTVVPTSGKILTGGVDANALHRPKRFFGAARNVEEGGSLTIIATALVETGSRMDDVIYEEFKGTGNMELHLDRRMAEKRLFPAININKSGTRREELLVPNDQLQRMWLLRKFLHPMDEIEAAEFLIGKIKASKNNDDFFELMRGK